The Synechococcus sp. MW101C3 genome has a segment encoding these proteins:
- a CDS encoding ABC transporter ATP-binding protein, protein MSLPAGLQSQTLAQLGRLLSFLPKKRLQGLIALLVISLLVGLLDLVFVGLLARLVGALSGVKLPDRIPQIWFFGGGRASQSLWMVSILIGLIWLSTGLKFLTAALQSFLSAQIWSDYGNRIYANILMQDYEYFQAQKSAHLLARLNRILSKISDDIILPMLSVISSALSVGVLTIGVAVVLGPVAIILFVTLVAAYASVSALLIAPLRLASKQKLRFALRINSLLVESIRSIRDVQLYAAEQRFIDKFWSIGITGKRYDRISKLLPDIPRYIIEPAGITMLFAIGLIPILLDPDRKLQQALPALAAVMFAALRISAPIQSIFRSVNRFRGSLPDISDALQLLDLKASRATLLSPGTPSPAGVMPKHTIRLNDVWFRYASSEDWVIKGVNITIPIGSRVALVGKTGGGKSTTAHLLLALYKPQRGCIELDGIELAYEETPAWQACCAMVPQSIVLLDTSIRENVAFGVDEEEINDYAIWEALEAAQLNEFVSELPYGLYTMIGENGLRLSGGQRQRLALARAFYKKAKVLVLDEATSSLDNKTESSVLDSLELIGRRCTTIVIAHRLSTVKNCDRIYEFADGMIRAYGDYQQLQARSETFRELVSLDNG, encoded by the coding sequence TTGAGCCTCCCTGCCGGGCTGCAAAGCCAGACGCTGGCCCAACTGGGCCGATTATTGTCATTTTTGCCAAAAAAGCGTCTGCAGGGTCTGATCGCTTTGCTGGTGATCTCTTTATTGGTTGGCCTGCTGGATCTGGTTTTCGTTGGGCTTCTGGCTCGCCTTGTGGGTGCCTTGAGCGGGGTCAAGCTGCCCGACAGAATTCCACAGATCTGGTTCTTTGGCGGCGGTAGAGCCTCTCAATCACTTTGGATGGTGAGCATCCTAATTGGATTGATTTGGTTGTCAACAGGCTTAAAGTTTCTCACTGCTGCACTCCAGAGTTTCCTTAGCGCGCAGATTTGGTCGGATTACGGCAATCGGATCTATGCAAATATTCTGATGCAAGATTACGAGTACTTCCAGGCTCAAAAGTCTGCCCACCTTCTTGCACGTCTCAACCGTATCCTCAGCAAAATATCTGATGACATCATTCTGCCTATGCTGTCAGTGATTTCCAGCGCATTATCTGTTGGTGTGCTTACGATTGGTGTCGCAGTTGTCCTGGGCCCTGTTGCGATCATTCTCTTTGTCACTCTCGTTGCTGCCTACGCCTCGGTGTCGGCACTGCTGATTGCACCCTTAAGGCTTGCCTCCAAGCAGAAGCTCCGGTTTGCGTTGAGAATCAACTCGTTGCTGGTCGAATCTATTCGTTCAATCCGTGATGTTCAGCTCTATGCGGCCGAGCAGCGATTCATCGACAAGTTCTGGTCCATTGGAATCACAGGAAAACGTTACGACAGAATTTCAAAGCTTCTGCCTGATATTCCTCGCTATATCATTGAGCCGGCCGGAATCACGATGCTCTTCGCGATTGGCCTTATTCCCATCTTGTTGGATCCAGATAGAAAGCTGCAGCAAGCCTTGCCTGCATTGGCAGCTGTCATGTTTGCAGCCTTGAGAATCTCAGCACCAATCCAGTCGATTTTTCGATCTGTCAACCGGTTTCGAGGCAGCCTTCCAGATATCTCGGATGCCTTACAGCTGCTGGATCTGAAGGCGTCACGGGCCACTCTTCTAAGCCCGGGTACCCCCTCTCCTGCTGGGGTGATGCCTAAGCACACAATCAGACTGAATGATGTTTGGTTCCGTTATGCCAGTTCGGAAGATTGGGTGATCAAAGGAGTCAACATCACGATCCCCATTGGGTCAAGGGTTGCTTTGGTCGGCAAAACTGGTGGAGGTAAATCCACCACCGCCCACCTCCTGCTTGCCCTCTATAAGCCGCAAAGGGGATGCATCGAGCTGGATGGGATTGAATTGGCTTATGAAGAAACGCCAGCTTGGCAGGCTTGCTGCGCGATGGTCCCTCAATCGATTGTTCTGCTCGATACGAGCATCCGTGAAAATGTTGCTTTTGGAGTGGATGAGGAAGAGATCAATGATTATGCCATTTGGGAGGCTTTGGAAGCTGCTCAGTTAAATGAGTTTGTCTCTGAGTTGCCATATGGACTCTATACAATGATCGGGGAAAATGGTTTGCGACTCTCCGGTGGACAGCGTCAGCGCCTCGCCCTTGCAAGGGCTTTTTACAAGAAGGCCAAGGTACTCGTTCTGGATGAGGCGACAAGCTCTTTGGACAATAAAACTGAGAGCAGCGTTTTAGACTCGCTTGAGCTGATCGGTCGTAGATGCACCACAATTGTGATTGCACATCGCTTAAGCACTGTTAAGAACTGCGATCGAATCTATGAATTTGCGGATGGGATGATTAGGGCCTACGGAGATTATCAACAGCTTCAGGCCAGGTCGGAAACCTTCAGGGAGCTTGTTTCGCTGGACAATGGCTGA
- a CDS encoding glycosyltransferase, whose product MRPLRFLVPGTSGRFRCGGLQVELQTARLTASIVPTEVVTYRRKEPGRPYLADLLRQERAPGSALWIVSWGFDVPRQLRLLRGRAVAYHAHSTGYGFDLPAGVPVLAVSRNTLGYWGNRAPRNPLFLVPNAIDASWGDDDRVADPALVARRPIDVLVQARKSSAYVLQQLVPALRAQGLRVEVQSGWVDDLVGLFRSAKVYLYDSADYWRSEGLSEGFGLPPLEALASGCVVFSSVNHALADFLDPGAVGHQIGFGTLQADLERIIAAAADPGHWQADPAQCNRLLSMFSEQELRYRWAEALKSIDQHWDRLSSLTPPLRNPSPASLEAMRILSKLRSLTSRWRGRSVL is encoded by the coding sequence TTGCGCCCCCTTCGCTTCCTTGTGCCCGGCACCAGCGGTCGCTTCCGCTGTGGCGGTCTTCAGGTTGAACTGCAAACGGCCCGCCTCACCGCTTCAATCGTGCCCACGGAGGTGGTCACCTATCGGCGAAAGGAACCCGGCAGGCCTTATCTGGCCGATCTGCTTCGCCAGGAGCGAGCACCCGGTTCGGCGCTTTGGATCGTGAGCTGGGGGTTTGACGTGCCCAGGCAGCTGCGTCTGCTACGGGGTCGGGCGGTGGCGTATCACGCCCATAGCACTGGGTATGGCTTTGATTTGCCCGCTGGCGTGCCGGTGTTGGCGGTGAGCCGCAACACGCTCGGGTACTGGGGAAATCGGGCGCCACGCAACCCGCTGTTTCTGGTGCCAAATGCCATTGATGCAAGCTGGGGGGACGACGACAGAGTCGCCGATCCGGCCCTGGTGGCCCGGCGCCCTATTGATGTGCTGGTGCAGGCTCGCAAGAGCAGCGCCTACGTGCTGCAGCAACTGGTGCCGGCCTTGCGGGCCCAAGGCCTCCGGGTTGAGGTGCAGAGCGGCTGGGTCGACGACCTGGTGGGCTTGTTCCGCTCCGCCAAGGTGTATCTCTACGACTCGGCCGATTACTGGCGCAGCGAAGGGCTCAGCGAGGGCTTCGGACTTCCACCACTGGAGGCACTTGCCAGTGGCTGTGTGGTGTTCAGCAGTGTCAACCATGCCCTGGCTGACTTCCTTGACCCGGGGGCGGTTGGCCACCAGATCGGCTTTGGCACACTCCAGGCCGACCTAGAGCGAATCATTGCTGCGGCTGCTGATCCGGGCCATTGGCAGGCAGACCCCGCCCAATGCAACAGGCTGTTGTCCATGTTCTCGGAGCAGGAACTGAGGTACCGCTGGGCAGAGGCCCTCAAGTCCATCGACCAGCATTGGGACCGGCTGTCATCCCTCACTCCGCCGCTGCGGAATCCTTCGCCCGCGAGCCTGGAAGCCATGAGGATCCTCTCCAAGCTGCGCAGCCTCACAAGCCGCTGGCGTGGACGATCGGTTCTGTGA
- a CDS encoding heme oxygenase (biliverdin-producing) translates to MAVALASQLREGTKKAHTMAENTGFVTCFLKGVVDKISYRKLVADLYFVYSAMEEEIGALKSHPVVGPIAHDALNRRSALEADLAFYFGAGWRQQVQPTPGAQKYVERLHQVAKESPELLVGHHYTRYIGDLSGGQILKNIAQKAMNLGEHDGLRFYEFDAIPDEKAFKASYRESLDQLPIDQATADRIVEEANHAFHLNMVMFQELEGNLVAAIGKVLFGFLTRRQRTGSTEAVAA, encoded by the coding sequence ATGGCTGTCGCCCTTGCTTCACAGTTGCGCGAAGGCACCAAAAAGGCGCACACGATGGCCGAGAACACCGGCTTCGTCACCTGCTTTCTCAAAGGGGTGGTCGACAAGATCAGCTACCGCAAGCTGGTCGCCGACCTCTACTTCGTGTACAGCGCGATGGAGGAAGAGATCGGCGCCCTCAAGTCTCACCCGGTGGTGGGGCCTATCGCCCACGACGCCCTCAACCGCCGCAGCGCTCTTGAGGCTGATCTTGCCTTCTACTTCGGCGCCGGCTGGCGTCAGCAGGTGCAGCCCACTCCGGGCGCCCAGAAGTACGTGGAACGCCTTCATCAGGTGGCCAAAGAATCCCCCGAGCTGCTGGTGGGTCACCACTACACCCGCTACATCGGCGACCTTTCCGGCGGCCAGATCCTCAAGAACATCGCTCAGAAAGCGATGAACCTGGGCGAACACGATGGCCTGCGGTTCTACGAATTCGATGCCATTCCCGATGAGAAGGCCTTCAAGGCCAGCTATCGCGAAAGCCTCGATCAGTTGCCGATTGATCAAGCCACGGCCGATCGCATCGTGGAGGAGGCCAACCACGCCTTCCACCTCAACATGGTGATGTTCCAGGAGTTGGAAGGCAACCTGGTGGCCGCCATCGGCAAGGTGCTGTTCGGCTTCCTCACCCGGCGCCAGCGCACCGGCAGCACCGAGGCCGTCGCCGCCTGA
- a CDS encoding NADP-dependent isocitrate dehydrogenase: MVTLSAPSYEKLTPPENGTAIRFENGLPVVPSDPIIPFIRGDGTGVDIWPATQRVLDAAVAKAYGGERRIEWFKVYAGDEACELYGTYQYLPQDTLTAIEQFGVAIKGPLTTPIGGGIRSLNVALRQIFDLYCCVRPCRYYEGTPSPHKRPQDLDVVVYRENTEDIYMGIEWEATDPVCVELIAHLNDTVIPANGKLGKRRIPEGAGIGIKPVSKAGTQRHVRKAIQHALGLEGAKRHVTLVHKGNIMKFTEGAFRDWGYELATSEFRDQCVTERESWILGNLERNHGLSVEDNARLIEPGYDSLTPEKKAAVDAEVKGVLDSIGESHGYGKWKSMVLVDDRIADSIFQQIQTRPQEYSVLCTLNLNGDYISDAAAAVVGGLGMAPGANIGDNAAIFEATHGTAPKHAGLDRINPGSVILSGVMMLEYMGWQEAADLITAGISAAIANGEVTYDLARLMEPRVDPVSCSGFAEAVVRHFGG; the protein is encoded by the coding sequence ATGGTGACCCTGTCCGCTCCGTCCTACGAAAAGCTCACCCCACCCGAAAACGGCACGGCGATCCGCTTCGAGAACGGCCTTCCGGTGGTGCCGTCCGACCCGATCATCCCCTTCATCCGCGGCGACGGCACCGGCGTGGACATCTGGCCCGCCACCCAGCGGGTGCTGGATGCGGCCGTGGCCAAGGCCTACGGCGGCGAGCGGCGCATCGAGTGGTTCAAGGTGTACGCCGGCGACGAGGCCTGCGAGCTCTACGGCACCTATCAATACCTGCCGCAGGACACGCTCACCGCGATCGAGCAGTTCGGCGTGGCGATCAAGGGCCCGCTCACCACGCCGATCGGCGGTGGCATTCGTTCGCTGAACGTGGCCCTGCGCCAGATCTTCGACCTCTACTGCTGTGTGCGCCCCTGCCGCTACTACGAAGGCACCCCCAGCCCCCACAAGCGGCCCCAGGACCTCGATGTGGTGGTGTACCGGGAGAACACCGAAGATATCTACATGGGGATCGAGTGGGAAGCCACCGATCCGGTGTGCGTGGAGCTGATCGCCCACCTCAACGACACGGTGATTCCGGCCAACGGCAAGCTCGGCAAACGCCGCATCCCGGAGGGGGCCGGCATCGGCATCAAGCCGGTGAGCAAGGCGGGCACCCAGCGCCACGTGCGCAAGGCGATCCAGCACGCCCTGGGGCTGGAGGGCGCCAAACGCCACGTCACCCTGGTGCACAAGGGCAACATCATGAAGTTCACGGAAGGGGCCTTCCGAGACTGGGGCTACGAGCTGGCCACCAGCGAATTCCGCGACCAGTGCGTGACCGAGCGGGAAAGCTGGATCCTCGGCAACCTGGAGCGCAACCACGGCCTCAGCGTCGAAGACAACGCCCGCCTGATCGAACCCGGCTACGACAGCCTCACCCCCGAGAAGAAAGCGGCGGTGGACGCGGAAGTGAAAGGGGTGCTCGACAGCATCGGCGAGAGCCACGGCTACGGCAAGTGGAAGAGCATGGTGCTCGTCGACGACCGCATCGCCGACAGCATCTTCCAGCAGATCCAGACCAGGCCCCAGGAGTATTCGGTGCTCTGCACCCTCAACCTCAACGGCGATTACATCTCCGATGCGGCGGCGGCGGTGGTGGGCGGCCTGGGCATGGCGCCGGGGGCGAACATCGGCGACAACGCCGCCATCTTCGAAGCCACCCACGGCACCGCGCCCAAGCATGCGGGGCTGGATCGGATCAACCCGGGCTCGGTGATCCTCAGCGGCGTGATGATGCTCGAGTACATGGGCTGGCAGGAAGCGGCTGATCTGATCACTGCGGGGATCAGCGCCGCGATCGCCAATGGGGAGGTCACCTACGACCTGGCCCGGCTGATGGAACCGCGGGTGGATCCGGTGAGCTGCTCCGGCTTCGCCGAGGCCGTGGTGCGCCACTTCGGCGGCTGA
- a CDS encoding acyltransferase family protein: MDGLRAVAIVAVIVNHLNKSLLPSGYVGVDVFFVISGYVITRSLEHRPTADSRGAFLAGFYRRRIQRLVPALSACVVVTALLTCLVVPDPAASLWTGLLALAGASNVFLHQQATDYFGTSAQLNSFTQTWFLGVDYQFYLVFPLAAWQLGLGRAGGAGRRRFRLGMALVAVLSLILFLQMRQVDSSAAYFLTGPRVWELAVGCLLTANGEDPQGEPGQAPLRDGLAWGAFLALVGVTLAPQGSSSIPMLVSVAATCALIRTLRGRSLLGRLLTCPPVLRIGQISYSLYLWHWSVIVLSRWTIGIHAWSVPFQLLLILGLAELSYRTLETPFGSKPWAPTNQQTILIGVGINTAAATMLLLLIGGGLGPHLYLGQRPATLSEERRNQRIAGTTITSTACLIDRNDVLDRPQIDAKARTCSVESAPQGAAQGRTIFVVGDSHATALIPLAAELHREGAGITLLTKAGCPFPATAFGHLDPGCERFQDEIASRILATSRPGDGVLIAGYQLSHLGSGLRATRDHFLDRTGQPVRGTEAKTALYMKALDAFSDRAGAKGLQVALIGASPRLIGRELCLPEWFRPARWSEPCLNTLREDATSTRTINVQLSRNLPDRVRFIDPMPWICPKGCSLDDLKWQLADDDHLTAAAVRRLKQPVLEALSRAD, translated from the coding sequence ATCGACGGCCTCAGAGCCGTCGCCATCGTTGCCGTCATCGTCAACCACCTGAACAAGTCCCTGCTGCCGAGCGGCTATGTCGGGGTTGACGTTTTTTTTGTGATCTCCGGCTACGTGATCACCCGATCGCTGGAGCACAGGCCAACGGCCGACAGCCGCGGAGCCTTCCTGGCCGGGTTCTACCGCCGACGCATCCAGCGACTGGTCCCGGCTCTGAGCGCTTGTGTCGTCGTCACCGCCTTGCTGACCTGCCTGGTGGTTCCTGATCCGGCGGCCTCCCTGTGGACAGGGCTTCTTGCGCTGGCGGGGGCCTCGAACGTGTTCCTGCACCAGCAGGCCACCGATTACTTCGGCACCAGCGCCCAGCTCAACAGCTTCACCCAGACCTGGTTCCTGGGTGTGGATTATCAGTTTTATCTGGTGTTTCCGCTGGCTGCCTGGCAGCTCGGACTTGGCAGAGCCGGGGGAGCGGGGCGAAGGCGGTTTCGCCTGGGGATGGCCCTGGTGGCCGTGCTGTCACTGATCCTGTTCCTGCAGATGCGGCAGGTCGATTCATCCGCCGCCTACTTCCTCACGGGGCCGAGAGTCTGGGAGTTGGCGGTCGGTTGTCTGCTGACTGCGAACGGGGAGGATCCGCAGGGGGAACCCGGACAGGCCCCCCTTCGCGACGGGCTGGCTTGGGGGGCCTTCCTGGCTCTGGTCGGCGTGACCCTGGCGCCCCAGGGTTCCAGTTCGATCCCGATGCTGGTCAGCGTGGCGGCAACCTGCGCGCTGATCCGAACCCTGCGGGGACGTTCCTTGCTCGGCCGGCTCCTCACGTGCCCCCCGGTGCTCCGCATCGGCCAGATTTCGTACTCGCTCTACCTGTGGCACTGGAGCGTCATCGTGCTCAGCCGCTGGACGATCGGCATCCACGCCTGGAGTGTGCCGTTTCAGTTGCTGCTGATCCTGGGGCTGGCAGAACTGTCCTACCGGACGCTTGAAACCCCCTTCGGTTCGAAGCCGTGGGCCCCCACCAACCAACAGACCATCCTGATCGGAGTCGGAATCAACACCGCCGCCGCAACCATGCTGCTGTTGCTGATCGGCGGAGGGCTCGGACCCCATCTTTATCTCGGCCAGCGGCCGGCCACGTTGTCCGAGGAACGGCGGAACCAGCGCATTGCCGGCACGACCATCACCTCAACGGCCTGTCTGATCGATCGAAACGATGTGCTCGATCGCCCTCAGATCGATGCCAAGGCCAGGACCTGCTCGGTCGAGTCCGCGCCCCAGGGCGCAGCCCAAGGTCGGACCATCTTCGTGGTCGGTGACAGCCATGCCACTGCCTTGATTCCCCTGGCCGCCGAGCTCCACCGGGAGGGCGCCGGAATCACACTGCTGACCAAAGCCGGCTGCCCGTTCCCGGCCACCGCATTCGGCCATCTGGATCCTGGCTGTGAGCGCTTCCAGGATGAGATTGCTTCCCGGATCCTCGCCACCAGCCGACCCGGAGATGGCGTTCTGATCGCGGGCTATCAGCTCAGTCACCTGGGCAGCGGCCTGCGGGCCACCCGTGACCATTTCCTGGATCGAACCGGACAGCCGGTGCGGGGCACCGAAGCGAAGACGGCGCTTTACATGAAGGCGCTGGATGCCTTTTCAGACAGGGCTGGTGCCAAGGGGCTGCAGGTCGCCCTGATCGGGGCCAGTCCGAGGCTGATCGGACGGGAGCTCTGTCTGCCGGAGTGGTTCCGCCCCGCTCGATGGAGCGAGCCCTGCCTGAACACCCTGCGAGAGGATGCCACCTCCACCAGGACGATCAACGTTCAACTGAGCCGGAATCTCCCTGACCGCGTGCGCTTCATCGATCCGATGCCGTGGATCTGCCCGAAGGGCTGCTCCCTCGACGATCTGAAGTGGCAGCTGGCCGACGACGACCATCTCACCGCCGCGGCGGTTCGGCGGCTGAAGCAGCCGGTCCTGGAAGCCCTGAGCCGGGCAGACTGA
- a CDS encoding (Fe-S)-binding protein produces the protein MPSPVTDPCIHCGFCLPTCASYRVLGTEMDSPRGRIHMLKAINAGELALDATVASHFDSCLGCLACVSACPAGVRYDELIEATRPKLNALELRSGSQWAFRRLLFQLLPYPQRLRAVLQPLRLYAGTPLQRLARRSGLTRLFGPGLAAMERLLPPLAEESFTDPLPLVTPARGERRYRVGLVLGCVQRLFEPAVNRAAVQVLSANGIEVVIPPAQGCCGAVTHHQGEEAQTHALAAALIDAFDAVIGPGKPAGAEPLDAVLVAASGCGHTLKAYGRLLAGDPAWAARGSAFGGRVADIQEFLHRVGLSEAVRQRLQPLRHSDGSRASAERPLRLAYHDACHMLHGQGLREQPRALLRQIPHLRLLEATEAGVCCGSAGIYNLVQPVEAAELGRLKATDLSSTGADLAVSANIGCTLQIRQHMESAPRPLAVLHPVQLLAMSLDGGSDRPA, from the coding sequence ATGCCTTCTCCAGTCACCGATCCCTGCATCCACTGCGGTTTCTGCCTGCCCACCTGCGCCAGCTACCGGGTGCTGGGCACGGAGATGGATTCACCGCGGGGGCGTATCCACATGCTCAAGGCGATCAATGCCGGTGAGCTGGCGCTGGATGCCACCGTGGCGAGCCACTTCGATTCCTGCCTGGGCTGCCTCGCCTGCGTGAGCGCCTGCCCGGCCGGTGTCCGCTACGACGAACTGATCGAGGCCACCCGCCCGAAACTCAACGCCCTGGAGCTGCGCAGCGGCAGCCAGTGGGCCTTCCGCAGGCTGCTGTTCCAGTTGCTGCCCTATCCCCAGCGGCTCCGGGCCGTACTGCAGCCGCTGCGGCTCTATGCCGGCACACCGCTGCAACGGCTGGCCCGGCGCAGCGGCCTCACCCGCCTGTTCGGGCCCGGGCTGGCGGCGATGGAGCGGCTGCTGCCGCCGCTGGCCGAGGAGTCGTTCACCGATCCGCTGCCGCTGGTAACCCCGGCCCGGGGCGAGCGGCGCTACCGCGTGGGCCTCGTGCTGGGCTGCGTGCAGCGGTTGTTCGAGCCGGCCGTGAACCGGGCGGCGGTGCAGGTGCTGAGCGCCAACGGCATCGAGGTGGTGATCCCGCCGGCCCAGGGCTGCTGCGGCGCCGTCACCCACCACCAGGGGGAAGAGGCCCAGACCCATGCCCTGGCCGCAGCCTTGATCGACGCCTTCGACGCCGTGATCGGCCCGGGCAAGCCGGCGGGCGCCGAACCGCTCGATGCGGTGCTGGTGGCGGCCTCCGGCTGTGGCCACACGCTCAAGGCCTACGGCCGCCTGCTGGCCGGTGATCCGGCCTGGGCCGCGCGCGGCAGCGCCTTCGGGGGCCGTGTGGCGGACATCCAGGAATTCCTGCACCGGGTGGGGTTGAGCGAAGCGGTGCGCCAGCGGTTGCAGCCGCTGCGCCACAGCGACGGCAGCCGCGCCAGCGCCGAGCGTCCGCTGCGGCTCGCTTATCACGATGCCTGCCACATGCTGCACGGCCAGGGGCTGCGCGAACAGCCCCGGGCGCTGCTGCGCCAGATCCCTCACCTGCGGCTGCTGGAGGCCACAGAAGCGGGGGTGTGCTGCGGCAGCGCCGGTATCTACAACCTGGTGCAACCCGTGGAAGCCGCCGAGCTGGGCCGCCTCAAAGCCACCGACCTGAGCAGCACCGGCGCCGACCTGGCGGTGAGCGCCAACATCGGCTGCACGCTGCAGATCCGGCAGCATATGGAGAGCGCGCCGCGGCCGCTGGCGGTGCTGCATCCGGTGCAGCTGCTGGCCATGAGCCTGGATGGCGGATCCGACCGGCCGGCTTGA
- a CDS encoding amidohydrolase: MHHRFDAHFHIIDPAFPLLPNHGFLPEPFTVADYRRSTEVLGITAGAVVSGSFQGFGQRHLLSALQQLGPGFVGVIQLSAQATDAEILALNARGVRAVRFNLRRGGSERVQHLEALALRLHALVGWPVELYVESRELAALQPLLRRLPAVSIDHLGLSRDGFATLLQLAEQGVRVKASGFSRVELPVAEALGALHAANPQALMFGTDLPSTRAPRPFHPSDLTLLIDTLGEPAAQKALWSNAASFYRLPAPSV, encoded by the coding sequence ATGCACCACCGCTTCGATGCTCACTTCCACATCATCGATCCAGCCTTTCCGCTGCTGCCGAACCACGGCTTTCTGCCCGAGCCCTTCACCGTCGCCGACTACCGCCGCAGCACCGAGGTCCTGGGAATCACGGCAGGGGCGGTGGTATCAGGCTCCTTCCAGGGTTTCGGTCAACGCCATCTGCTCAGTGCCCTGCAGCAACTGGGCCCTGGCTTCGTGGGTGTGATCCAGCTGTCGGCCCAGGCCACCGATGCGGAGATCCTCGCGCTCAACGCCAGGGGCGTGCGGGCCGTGCGCTTCAACCTGCGGCGTGGGGGCTCAGAACGCGTGCAGCACCTGGAGGCGCTGGCGCTGCGCCTGCATGCGCTGGTGGGCTGGCCTGTGGAGCTGTATGTGGAGTCGCGTGAGCTGGCGGCCCTGCAGCCGTTGCTGCGGCGGCTGCCGGCGGTGAGCATCGATCACCTCGGCCTCTCGCGCGACGGCTTTGCCACGCTGCTGCAGCTCGCCGAGCAGGGCGTGCGCGTGAAAGCCAGCGGCTTCTCCCGGGTGGAGCTGCCGGTGGCCGAGGCCCTGGGCGCCCTGCACGCCGCCAATCCCCAGGCCCTGATGTTCGGCACCGACCTGCCGTCCACGCGGGCGCCGCGGCCGTTCCACCCCAGCGACCTCACTCTGCTGATCGACACCCTGGGCGAGCCGGCAGCACAGAAGGCCCTGTGGAGCAATGCGGCCTCCTTCTACCGGCTGCCGGCGCCATCGGTCTGA
- a CDS encoding four-carbon acid sugar kinase family protein: MAAPPPPPASPFKVVVFDDDPTGSQTVHGCLLLLRWDPDTLLSALRDPSPLLFLLTDTRALEPEPAADRVRQICRALRPALAAAGIDRWLVVSRGDSTLRGHTPLEAELIAAELGPFDATLLVPAFLEGGRTTVGGCHLLHGEPVHRTPFARDRRFGYGTSVLRDWLAEKSGGRLLAAAVQQIGLDELVPAGREVLIQRLRGLSGNPWVVVDAERPQQLQVLGEAVRAVVQPPAGQRPLRLLFQSAASLLNALVDLPPQPLNPAALAGLRRRAASGPLPGLVLVGSHVPLADAQLERLLAAPGCVGVEIPVARVARVLEGPLPDHLLPSLEAAWLAQLRAVLASGRTPVLFTSRGELVCRHAEERRRLGLALAAAMARLGGALAPQLGYLISKGGITSQTLLAEGLGLSQVRLEGQLLPGLSMLRTGAEHETAPLLPVLTFPGNLGQADTLRQAWEQMEQ; encoded by the coding sequence ATGGCCGCCCCGCCCCCCCCACCCGCATCCCCGTTCAAGGTGGTCGTTTTCGACGACGATCCCACCGGTTCGCAGACGGTGCATGGCTGCCTGCTGCTGCTCCGCTGGGATCCGGACACCCTGCTGAGCGCCCTGCGCGACCCGTCGCCGCTGCTGTTCCTGCTCACCGACACCCGTGCCCTGGAGCCGGAGCCGGCGGCCGATCGGGTGCGCCAGATCTGCCGGGCGCTGCGGCCGGCGCTGGCGGCGGCCGGCATCGATCGCTGGCTGGTGGTGAGCCGTGGCGACTCCACCCTGCGGGGGCACACGCCGCTGGAGGCGGAGCTGATCGCCGCGGAGCTGGGCCCCTTCGACGCCACCCTGCTGGTGCCCGCCTTCCTGGAAGGGGGGCGCACCACGGTGGGGGGCTGCCATCTGCTGCACGGCGAGCCGGTGCATCGCACACCCTTCGCCCGTGATCGCCGCTTCGGCTACGGCACCAGCGTGCTGCGTGACTGGCTGGCCGAGAAGAGCGGCGGGCGGCTGCTGGCCGCGGCGGTGCAGCAGATCGGCCTGGACGAACTGGTGCCGGCCGGCCGTGAGGTGTTGATCCAGCGGTTGCGCGGGCTGTCGGGTAACCCCTGGGTGGTGGTGGATGCGGAGCGTCCGCAGCAGCTGCAGGTGCTGGGAGAGGCGGTGCGCGCCGTGGTGCAGCCCCCGGCGGGCCAACGGCCGCTGCGGCTGCTGTTCCAGTCGGCCGCCAGCCTGCTGAACGCCCTGGTGGACTTGCCGCCGCAGCCCCTGAACCCGGCGGCCCTGGCCGGCCTGCGCCGGCGCGCGGCCTCGGGCCCCCTGCCGGGGCTGGTGCTGGTGGGATCGCACGTGCCGCTGGCCGATGCCCAGTTGGAGCGGTTGCTGGCGGCGCCGGGTTGCGTAGGCGTGGAGATCCCGGTGGCCCGTGTGGCGCGGGTGCTGGAAGGCCCCCTGCCCGACCATTTGCTGCCCTCACTGGAAGCGGCCTGGCTGGCACAGCTGCGCGCCGTGCTGGCCAGCGGCCGCACCCCGGTGCTGTTCACCAGCCGGGGGGAGCTGGTCTGCCGCCATGCCGAGGAGCGGCGGCGGCTGGGCCTGGCCCTGGCGGCGGCGATGGCCCGGCTGGGGGGCGCGCTGGCGCCGCAGCTGGGGTACCTGATCAGCAAGGGGGGCATCACCAGCCAGACCCTGCTGGCCGAAGGGCTGGGCCTCAGCCAGGTGCGGCTGGAGGGTCAGCTGCTGCCTGGGCTGTCGATGCTGCGCACGGGCGCGGAGCACGAAACCGCGCCGCTGCTGCCGGTGCTCACCTTTCCCGGCAATCTGGGCCAGGCGGACACGCTGCGGCAGGCCTGGGAGCAGATGGAGCAGTGA